A stretch of Stenotrophomonas indicatrix DNA encodes these proteins:
- a CDS encoding DUF3325 domain-containing protein, whose product MMLLVLGLSFTAFTALSLAMEKHQQELHGKSAASPARRTQWRVLGWVLLTVAFALCVVDHGWAMGPVLWLGALTLGGIVLAFALYPYRPKWIAPLAIALPVIGLVVALL is encoded by the coding sequence ATGATGCTGCTGGTACTGGGGTTGTCGTTCACAGCGTTCACCGCGCTGTCGCTGGCGATGGAAAAGCACCAGCAGGAACTGCACGGCAAATCCGCGGCATCACCGGCACGGCGCACGCAATGGCGGGTGCTGGGCTGGGTACTGCTGACGGTGGCTTTCGCACTGTGCGTGGTCGACCACGGCTGGGCGATGGGCCCGGTGCTGTGGCTCGGCGCGCTCACCCTGGGTGGAATCGTGCTGGCGTTCGCGCTGTACCCGTACCGGCCGAAATGGATCGCGCCGCTGGCGATCGCGTTGCCGGTGATCGGGCTGGTGGTGGCGCTGTTGTAA
- a CDS encoding PepSY-associated TM helix domain-containing protein produces the protein MKNGFRQSMAWLHTWTGLLVGWLLLLIFMAGTASYYREEISRWMRPELPRSTVSTDEAAQRAADYLLANAPQAESWFVTLPQPRNPAMQMFWRLPAELADPSKGRRGAFGDATLDPNTGTELKARETRGGDFFYRLHFDLHYIPVLWARYLVGFCAMFMLVAIITGVITHKKIFKDFFTFRKDKGLRSWLDFHNVSAVMALPYHAMITYTGIVTLMIMYLPWGVNVAYGTDQDAFYAEAFGGLPEVTAPAEGKAAPLPLRQLLDSARTHWHGTEVAGFSVANPGAANAVIDIRQRDGKRLSIDTPALRYDMVTGALLQETPPSGGATATRGVLYGLHLARFADWGLRALFFLSGLTGCLMVASGVVLWAVKERPKHAKSGRTGFGLRLVDALNIGAVAGLPIAFAAYFWGNRLLPLGLAERSNAEANVFFYAWGASLLAAFIWPKRMMWAWQLYIGAAAFALIPVVNALTTHAHLGVTLFNGDWALAGFDLSMIAFGAMLALCGWRMQRWTPPLTAAEKKKRAAAAAATRAPADAVEAEASA, from the coding sequence ATGAAGAATGGATTCCGCCAATCCATGGCCTGGCTGCATACCTGGACCGGCCTGCTGGTCGGCTGGCTGCTGCTGCTGATCTTCATGGCCGGCACCGCCAGCTACTACCGCGAGGAAATCAGCCGCTGGATGCGCCCGGAGCTGCCGCGCAGCACGGTCAGCACCGACGAAGCGGCGCAGCGCGCGGCCGACTACCTGCTGGCCAACGCACCACAGGCCGAGAGCTGGTTCGTCACCCTGCCGCAGCCACGCAATCCGGCCATGCAGATGTTCTGGCGGTTGCCGGCCGAGCTGGCCGACCCCAGCAAGGGCCGACGCGGCGCCTTCGGTGATGCCACCCTGGACCCGAACACCGGCACCGAGCTGAAGGCCCGCGAGACACGTGGCGGCGACTTCTTCTACCGCCTGCATTTCGACCTGCACTACATTCCCGTGCTGTGGGCGCGCTACCTGGTGGGCTTCTGCGCGATGTTCATGCTGGTGGCCATCATCACCGGCGTGATCACCCACAAGAAGATCTTCAAGGACTTCTTCACCTTCCGGAAGGACAAGGGCCTGCGTTCCTGGCTGGACTTCCACAACGTCAGCGCGGTGATGGCCCTGCCTTACCACGCGATGATCACCTACACCGGCATCGTCACCTTGATGATCATGTACCTGCCGTGGGGAGTGAACGTGGCCTACGGCACCGACCAGGATGCGTTCTACGCGGAGGCCTTTGGTGGCCTGCCCGAGGTCACCGCGCCCGCCGAAGGCAAGGCAGCCCCCCTGCCGCTGCGGCAGCTGCTGGACAGCGCCCGCACGCATTGGCACGGCACCGAGGTCGCCGGTTTCAGCGTTGCCAATCCCGGTGCCGCCAATGCGGTGATCGACATCCGCCAGCGCGATGGCAAACGCCTGTCCATCGATACCCCGGCGCTGCGCTATGACATGGTCACTGGCGCGCTGCTGCAGGAAACGCCGCCTTCCGGTGGCGCCACCGCCACCCGTGGCGTGCTGTATGGCCTGCACCTGGCCCGCTTTGCCGATTGGGGCCTGCGCGCGTTGTTCTTCCTGTCCGGCCTGACCGGCTGCCTGATGGTGGCCAGCGGCGTGGTGCTGTGGGCGGTGAAGGAGCGGCCGAAGCATGCCAAGAGCGGTCGCACCGGCTTCGGCCTGCGCCTGGTCGATGCACTGAACATCGGCGCCGTGGCCGGTCTGCCGATCGCCTTCGCCGCCTATTTCTGGGGCAACCGCCTGCTGCCGCTGGGCCTGGCCGAGCGCTCCAACGCCGAAGCGAACGTGTTCTTCTACGCGTGGGGCGCCTCGCTGCTGGCAGCCTTCATCTGGCCCAAGCGGATGATGTGGGCGTGGCAGCTGTACATCGGCGCGGCCGCGTTCGCGCTGATTCCGGTAGTGAACGCGCTGACCACCCACGCGCACCTGGGCGTCACCTTGTTCAACGGTGACTGGGCATTGGCCGGTTTCGACCTGTCGATGATCGCCTTCGGCGCGATGCTAGCCCTGTGCGGCTGGCGCATGCAACGCTGGACGCCGCCGCTGACTGCCGCCGAGAAGAAGAAACGCGCGGCGGCCGCTGCAGCGACGAGGGCACCGGCCGATGCAGTGGAAGCGGAGGCCAGCGCATGA
- the rlmKL gene encoding bifunctional 23S rRNA (guanine(2069)-N(7))-methyltransferase RlmK/23S rRNA (guanine(2445)-N(2))-methyltransferase RlmL, producing MKFFVSCAKGLEYLLADELSALGLEKATATIAGVNADGELEQALRIVMWSRLASRVLWPIDEFECPDEQALYDGVRALPWHEHIKPEMTLAVDAHVSGDKITHARFAAQRIKDAIVDRMRDEGLERPSVNTDLPDVRVNLSLRKGRASLSIDLGGGPLHRRGWRGAAHDAPLKENLAAALLMRAQWPRLHAAGGGLLDPMCGSGTLLIEGALMAADVAPGLMRHGSLPPSRWLGFDKAAWKTIQSEARDREAAGLAALKPVIHGSDIDPVAIQAARENAEVAGVAHAIRFTRADVADLPTPEQEIGAVVCNPPYDERLAADPALYRKLGNALQKAVPQWRASLLCGNDELAFATGLRAGKKYQMFNGALECALIVCDPIAVPGRDPAQVRELSEGAQMVANRLRKNLKKFKSWRAREGVTCFRAYDADLPEYAAAIDVYEEDGGQRRTFLHVQEYAAPAAIPENDVRRRRNELLAAAREVFGVPPEQVSMKSRERGKGGSKYGRFEQRDEFLVVRENNALLQVNLFDYLDTGLFLDHRPLRRLMAEQVRGKRFLNLFCYTGVASVQAAVAGAASTTSVDLSATYLQWCYDNLALNGQGGNQHLLVQADAMAWLEGDRGQYDVIFCDPPTFSNSARAEDFDVQREQVKMLRAAVARLAPGGVLYFSNNFRRFKLEENAIAEFAQCREISASTIGPDFERNARIHRAWELKRLA from the coding sequence GTGAAATTTTTTGTCTCCTGCGCCAAGGGCCTGGAATACCTGCTTGCCGATGAGCTGTCGGCCCTGGGCCTGGAAAAGGCCACTGCCACCATCGCCGGCGTCAACGCCGATGGCGAACTGGAGCAGGCGCTGCGGATCGTGATGTGGTCGCGGCTGGCCAGCCGCGTGCTGTGGCCGATCGACGAATTCGAATGCCCGGACGAGCAGGCGCTGTACGACGGCGTGCGTGCGCTGCCGTGGCACGAACACATCAAGCCGGAGATGACCCTGGCGGTGGATGCACATGTGTCCGGCGACAAGATCACCCATGCCCGTTTCGCCGCGCAGCGGATCAAGGACGCCATCGTCGACCGCATGCGTGACGAAGGGCTGGAGCGCCCTTCGGTCAACACCGACCTGCCGGACGTGCGCGTCAACCTGTCGCTGCGCAAGGGCCGCGCCTCGCTGTCGATCGACCTCGGCGGCGGCCCGCTGCATCGCCGCGGCTGGCGCGGTGCGGCGCATGACGCGCCGTTGAAGGAAAACCTGGCTGCCGCGCTACTGATGCGCGCGCAGTGGCCGCGCCTGCACGCTGCCGGTGGCGGCCTGCTGGACCCGATGTGCGGCAGCGGCACCCTGCTGATCGAAGGCGCGCTGATGGCGGCCGATGTAGCCCCCGGCCTGATGCGCCATGGCAGCCTGCCGCCGAGCCGCTGGCTGGGCTTCGACAAGGCCGCCTGGAAAACCATCCAGAGCGAAGCGCGTGATCGCGAAGCGGCCGGCCTTGCCGCGCTGAAGCCGGTCATCCACGGCAGCGACATCGACCCGGTGGCGATCCAGGCCGCACGCGAGAACGCCGAAGTTGCCGGCGTCGCCCATGCCATCCGCTTCACCCGCGCCGATGTGGCTGACCTGCCCACCCCGGAGCAGGAGATCGGCGCGGTGGTCTGCAACCCGCCGTATGACGAGCGCCTGGCCGCCGATCCGGCGCTGTACCGCAAGCTGGGCAATGCCCTGCAGAAGGCCGTGCCGCAGTGGCGCGCCAGCCTGCTGTGCGGCAATGACGAACTGGCCTTCGCCACCGGCCTGCGTGCGGGCAAGAAATACCAGATGTTCAATGGTGCGCTGGAATGCGCACTGATCGTCTGCGATCCGATCGCGGTGCCGGGCCGCGACCCGGCACAGGTGCGCGAGCTGAGCGAAGGCGCGCAGATGGTGGCCAACCGCCTGCGCAAGAACCTGAAGAAGTTCAAGAGCTGGCGCGCGCGCGAAGGCGTCACCTGTTTCCGTGCCTACGATGCCGACCTGCCGGAATACGCAGCGGCCATCGACGTGTACGAGGAAGATGGCGGCCAGCGCCGCACGTTCCTGCATGTGCAGGAATACGCTGCACCGGCCGCGATTCCCGAGAACGACGTGCGCCGCCGCCGCAATGAACTGCTGGCCGCTGCGCGCGAGGTGTTCGGCGTGCCGCCGGAACAGGTATCGATGAAATCGCGTGAACGTGGCAAGGGCGGCAGCAAGTACGGCCGTTTCGAGCAGCGTGATGAGTTCCTCGTGGTGCGCGAGAACAACGCGCTGCTGCAGGTGAACCTGTTCGACTATCTCGATACCGGTCTGTTCCTCGACCATCGCCCGCTGCGCCGGCTGATGGCCGAGCAGGTGCGCGGCAAGCGCTTCCTCAACCTGTTTTGCTACACCGGCGTGGCCAGCGTGCAGGCGGCGGTGGCCGGTGCGGCCAGTACCACCAGCGTCGACCTGTCGGCCACCTACCTGCAGTGGTGCTACGACAACCTGGCCCTGAACGGGCAGGGCGGCAATCAGCACCTGCTGGTGCAGGCCGATGCGATGGCCTGGCTGGAAGGCGATCGCGGCCAGTACGACGTGATCTTCTGCGACCCGCCGACGTTCTCCAACTCGGCCCGCGCCGAGGACTTCGACGTACAGCGCGAGCAGGTGAAGATGCTGCGTGCGGCCGTCGCGCGACTGGCGCCGGGTGGCGTGCTGTACTTCTCCAACAACTTCCGCCGCTTCAAGCTGGAAGAGAACGCCATCGCCGAATTCGCCCAGTGCCGCGAGATCAGCGCCAGCACCATCGGCCCGGATTTCGAGCGCAACGCGCGCATCCATCGTGCGTGGGAGCTGAAGCGCCTGGCGTGA
- a CDS encoding DUF3649 domain-containing protein has translation MDRSPATASPRLSTFFANPRWGVLSRSLAAILGGYALASMTTVFCALALPGARGQAVLTGMLLAILVAACAALWAFATRSALRAWVGILAPTLLLAGISRLLGAWA, from the coding sequence GTGGACCGCTCGCCCGCAACCGCCAGCCCCCGCCTCAGCACCTTCTTCGCCAACCCGCGATGGGGCGTGCTGTCCCGATCCCTTGCCGCCATCTTAGGCGGCTACGCGCTTGCCTCGATGACCACGGTGTTCTGTGCGCTGGCGCTGCCGGGCGCGCGCGGCCAGGCCGTGCTGACCGGCATGCTGCTGGCGATCCTGGTCGCCGCCTGCGCCGCGCTGTGGGCGTTCGCCACGCGCAGTGCGCTGCGTGCCTGGGTCGGCATTCTTGCCCCCACCCTGCTGTTGGCCGGCATTTCGCGCCTGCTGGGGGCGTGGGCATGA